A single region of the Labrus bergylta chromosome 10, fLabBer1.1, whole genome shotgun sequence genome encodes:
- the LOC109975614 gene encoding leucine zipper putative tumor suppressor 2 homolog, with protein sequence MALVQALPVTVTDHPNPGLDVQQCRPLSSHSPSGPCPGPCGPCSSGTAMGSVSSLISGRTYQERHCRAASEFTTKSRRSTPATSCFRLQDNTLRSTSSLEQLLAISTQTLPQAQVLPPPLPTKKQPRPGNSAGAGSGTVAGAVGGGGGGGTNGNFGHVSNEGVAGDWKNNQALAAVSPCSDSEDQTDNRTLNGNIGGPPPKLIPVSGQLEKNMEKVLIRPTAFKPVVPKNRHSVHYLSPRPGGGSLSESQASLNLLLPLGGSNSSHSTNGNGGSSTSSSDGKRNSFSGGRNARSSQSCSMSDSGRNSLSSLPTHSSTGYSLAPSEGSSSGSGTGGQLEPSSLGRNTSGGSGSHNHTNSDSGRSSSSKSTGSGSLSGRGQPLSDSGSCGHSPPPVEGYETVVRELEEKLRERDLELQQLRENLDENEAAICQVYEEKQRRCEREMEELRQSCSTKMKQTSQKAQRAHQVLQLQVFQLQQEKKKLQEDFSSLLQDRETLERRCATIQREQTQLGPRLEETKWEVCQKSGEISLLKQQLKEIQSELSQKAGDIVVLKAQLREARSELQSSQARSQEAQAAVRTRTLELEVCENELQRRKSEAELLREKVGRLEEESVRMRDTLPNHNGHLPGNVTLKGQCMSLTLQQSRSMGGRGGPSPCVYRDGDEAHLVWGGESDEAKAQRQNAEAVLGLRQQVDRLKAELMYERRTSEEQLSHFDNERRVWHEEKEKVIRYQKQLQQNYIQMYRRNRDLERVMRELSLELESRDMEDYEVHSGSNDIHFEEITATEI encoded by the exons ATGGCTCTGGTTCAGGCACTTCCTGTCACTGTGACTGACCACCCTAACCCAGGTCTCGACGTCCAGCAGTGCCGGCCACTATCATCCCATTCCCCCTCCGGCCCCTGCCCCGGCCCCTGTGGTCCCTGCAGCTCTGGGACAGCCATGGGTTCTGTCAGCAGCCTCATATCAGGCCGGACGTACCAGGAGAGGCACTGCCGGGCCGCCAGCGAGTTCACCACCAAGTCACGCCGCTCCACACCGGCCACCAGCTGCTTCCGACTCCAGGATAACACCCTCCGTAGCACGAGCTCCCTAGAGCAGCTCCTGGCTATCAGCACTCAAACGCTTCCCCAGGCCCAAGTTCTTCCTCCACCGCTGCCCACCAAGAAGCAGCCCAGGCCGGGTAACTCCGCTGGGGCAGGCAGTGGAACGGTTGCAGGAGcagttggtggtggtggtggtggtgggacTAATGGGAACTTTGGGCATGTGAGCAATGAGGGGGTCGCTGGAGACTGGAAAAACAACCAGGCACTGGCAGCTGTGAGCCCATGCAGTGACTCTGAGGACCAAACGGACAACAGGACACTGAATGGCAACATTGGAGGGCCCCCTCCCAAACTCATCCCAGTATCTGGACAGTTAGAGAAG aaCATGGAGAAAGTTCTGATCCGTCCTACGGCGTTCAAACCTGTTGTCCCCAAGAACCGTCATTCTGTGCACTACTTATCACCGAGGCCAGGGGGCGGCAGTCTGTCAGAGAGCCAGGCCAGCCTCAACCTCCTGCTGCCCCTTGGAGGGTCCAACAGCTCCCATAGCACAAATGGCAATGGAGGGAGCAGCACTTCAAGTTCCGATGGTAAGCGCAACTCCTTCAGCGGAGGTCGAAATGCTCGGAGCAGCCAGTCCTGCTCCATGTCCGATTCAGGGAGGAACTCCCTCTCCAGCCTCCCTACTCACAGCAGCACAGGCTACAGTCTGGCCCCCAGTGAGGGCTCCAGCTCTGGGTCTGGCACCGGGGGGCAGCTGGAGCCCTCCAGTCTGGGTAGAAACACTTCAGGTGGGAGTGGGAGCCACAACCACACTAACTCAGACAGTGGACGCTCCTCATCCAGCAAGAGCACAGGCTCGGGGTCGCTCAGTGGGCGCGGGCAGCCCCTGTCGGACAGCGGGTCCTGTGGCCACTCACCGCCACCGGTGGAGGGCTATGAGACGGTGGTgagggagctggaggagaagctgAGGGAGCGAGATCTGGAGCTCCAGCAGCTCCGGGAAAATCTGGATGAGAATGAAGCCGCAATCTGTCAG GTGTATGAGGAGAAGCAGCGCCGCTGtgaaagagagatggaggagttGAGACAGAGCTGTTCAACGAAGATGAAGCAGACCTCTCAGAAGGCTCAGAGGGCACATCAGGTGCTACAGTTACAG gtgtTTCAACTAcagcaggagaaaaagaagctgcaggaggacttctcctctctgctgcaggacaGAGAGACGCTGGAGAGGAGGTGTGCCACCATCCAGAGGGAGCAGACCCAGCTGGGGCCACGGCTGGAGGAGACCAAATGGGAG GTATGTCAGAAGTCAGGAGAGATCTCCCtcctgaagcagcagctgaagGAGATCCAGTCAGAGCTTAGCCAGAAAGCCGGAGACATTGTGGTGCTGAAGGCCCAGCTGAGAGAGGCCCGTTCCGAACTGCAATCCAGCCAGGCTCGATCCCAGGAGGCCCAGGCGGCCGTGAGGACGCGAACTTTGGAGCTGGAAGTCTGCGAGAACGAACTCCAGAGGCGCAAGAGCGAAGCGGAGCTGCTCCGTGAGAAAGTGGGGCGTCTGGAGGAAGAGTCTGTCCGCATGCGTGACACTCTTCCTAATCATAACGGACATCTACCTGGAAATGTAACTCTGAAGGGCCAATGCATGAGCCTCACCCTTCAGCAGAGTAGAAGCATGGGAGGCAGAGGAGGGCCGAGTCCCTGCGTTTACCGCGACGGAGATGAGGCTCATCTggtgtggggaggagagagtgatgaAGCAAAGGCTCAGAGGCAGAATGCAGAGGCAGTGCTGGGACTCAGACAACAG gtgGACAGGCTGAAGGCTGAACTCATGTACGAGAGGAGAACGAGTGAGGAGCAACTTTCACACTTTGACAATGAGAGGCGGGTGTGGCACGAGGAGAAGGAAAAG GTAATCCGCTACcagaaacagctgcagcagaactACATCCAAATGTACCGCCGAAACCGGGATCTTGAGCGAGTGATGAGGGAGCTGAGTCTGGAGCTGGAGAGCAGGGACATGGAGGACTACGAGGTGCACAGTGGCAGCAACGACATCCACTTTGAGGAAATCACCGCCACTGAGATCTAA
- the pdzd7a gene encoding PDZ domain-containing protein 7a — protein sequence MAHSSHPSGWREMTNGGGHPHFHSGGQAGGSHSTTRYMLKKQNRHRHRSSSPMGRVILINAPVDGGDDCEDLHTVTVDKSPDGRLGFSVRGGSEHGLGIFVSKVEDDSSAAQAGLTVGDKLVEVNGVSLESITMSSAVKVLTGNNRLRMVVRRVGKIPGIRYSKEKTTWVDLIHRRMVVEESGRTPSEASSDSALRRIVHLFTTSDDYCLGFNIRGGKEFGLGIYVSKLDPGGLAELHGIKMGDQILAANGVSFDDITHSNAVEVLKSHTHIMLTIREAGRYPAFKEMVAEYGWLDKLANGGPAPSSQGSDSNSSASSLSSSTPLSSLSGLSQVLFPPVFGSEMVDVAISTEDRSRCASRAERTTDTAIQTDPQPLNYPDLPPSNGSYQDRLVASETSRTVGATVLLKDTVIRGKGEGPREMGGAGEGGRGRRRTLSSGEQEVEKDSPKTAALMALSKPRKPIRRSQSHITASEDRQKKKRQQKEKRSAEGKSSLQRSKTFVNLFFKKDRKEKSRSKSPSHHADKDKERGRPFQLLTSPRESRAGLKNSSLLPRLETLQHVEDMAKKLLIQDEVTAVMRHCQRFLSENVIEDLVRPLLAILDRPEKLLLLREIRMLIPTAELSRFDSMVMPFELEAYNVLKSRSVRSPALRSPRGGTPRRHLITPIPDFRGGFHLQPVQDTSREGQLIEELERLRLSSQQSGHLPPSRAFTPLLDVPVDNYTSSNVLFRSRSPSPIYSSLLTESPHSTQHGRQPHRSPNRRENGESLYDEVSLLSVFDRGDAIPERGRSPVRNDRGRVRREASPDSIDKRRSRQEGYTEVSVHVPSQQRGRTPLADVFESQRQRSPSRGKGSSQLVNGHSHNGHSLTPEEYDIHSLTISKAKPSLGISISGGMESRVQPMIKIQKIFPGGAASTNEALKAGYELLSVDGESLQGVTHQHAVDVIRRAFGNKAKDPMVFVVKVPKVPTAHTGPVRPAD from the exons gaggGGATGACTGTGAAGACCTTCACACAGTGACTGTAGATAAGAGTCCAGATGGGCGTCTGGGTTTCAGTGTCCGTGGGGGTTCTGAACACGGACTTGGCATATTTGTCAGCAAGGTGGAGGACGACAGCTCTGCAG CGCAGGCTGGGCTGACAGTGGGCGATAAGCTGGTGGAGGTGAACGGGGTCAGCCTGGAGAGCATCACCATGAGCAGCGCTGTGAAGGtcctgacaggaaacaacaggctGAGGATGGTGGTGAGACGGGTGGGAAAGATCCCCGGCATCCGCTACTCCAAGGAGAAGACCACATG ggtggATCTGATTCACCGGCggatggtggtggaggagagCGGTCGCACGCCGTCAGAAGCCAGTTCAGACAGCGCTCTCCGCAGGATCGTACATCTCTTCACCACATCAGACGATTACTGCCTGGGCTTCAACATCAGAGGAGGCAAAGAGTTCGGACTGGGAATTTATGTTTCCAA GCTGGACCCTGGTGGGCTTGCAGAGCTGCATGGCATCAAGATGGGCGATCAAATCCTCGCAGCCAATGGAGTCAgctttgatgacatcactcatAGCAATGCAGTGGAGGTGCTGaagagccacacacacatcatgttgACCATCAGG GAAGCTGGGAGATACCCTGCGTTCAAGGAGATGGTGGCTGAATACGGCTGGCTTGACAAAC TTGCTAATGGAGGCCCTGCACCATCCTCCCAGGGTTCAGACTCCAACTCCTCggcctcctccttgtcctccagCACCCCCCTCAGCTCCCTCAGTGGTCTCTCCCAGGTTCTTTTCCCTCCCGTCTTTGGCTCTGAGATGGTAGATGTCGCCATCTCCACAGAGGACCGCTCCCGATGTGCAAGCCGTGCAGAGAGGACTACTGACACAGCCATACAGACTGACCCCCAACCTCTAAACTACCCGGACCTACCCCCATCTAATGGGTCGTACCAAGACAGGCTGGTTGCTTCAGAAACGAGCCGGACTGTAGGTGCCACAGTGCTACTGAAGGACACAGTCATACGTGGGAAAGGGGAGGGGCCAAGGGAGATGGGTGGGGCCGGGGAAGGAGGGCGGGGACGGAGGAGGACGCTGTCGTCAGGGGAACAGGAAGTAGAGAAAGATTCACCTAAGACGGCAGCCCTGATGGCCCTGAGCAAACCACGGAAGCCAATCAGACGTTCCCAGAGTCACATCACTGCGTCAG aggacagacagaagaagaagaggcaaCAGAAGGAAAAGCGCTCTGCAGAGGGTAAATCCAGCCTGCAGCGATCGAAAACCTTTGTCAACCTGTTCTTTAAGAAAGACCGTAAAGAGAAGAGTCGCTCCAAGTCACCGTCTCACCACGCAGACAAAG ATAAGGAGCGGGGTCGCCCCTTCCAGCTCTTGACCTCCCCGAGAGAATCCCGAGCTGGGCTTAAAAACAGCAGCCTGCTGCCTCGGCTGGAGACCCTGCAGCACGTGGAGGACAtggcaaagaagctgttgatCCAGGATGAGGTGACTGCCGTGATGAGACACTGTCAGCGG ttttTATCGGAGAATGTAATTGAAGATTTAGTACGCCCCCTTTTGGCAATTTTGGACAGGCCAGAGAAACTGCTGCTTCTCAGAGAAATAAG GATGCTGATACCCACTGCTGAGTTGAGTCGTTTTGACAGCATGGTCATGCCCTTTGAGCTGGAGGCGTACAATGTTCTCAAGAGTCGCTCTG TGCGTTCTCCAGCTCTGCGCTCCCCTCGTGGTGGAACCCCTCGACGTCACCTCATCACCCCAATCCCAG ATTTCAGGGGCGGCTTCCACCTGCAGCCAGTCCAGGACACTTCACGAGAGGGTCAGCTGATTGAAGAGTTGGAGAGATTGCGTTTGTCCAGCCAACAGTCTGGccatctccctccctcccgcGCCTTCACCCCTCTGCTGGACGTACCTGTGGACAACTACACCTCCTCAAATGTGCTCTTCCGCTCCCGGAGCCCCTCACCCATCTACAGCTCCCTCCTCACAGAATCCCCACACAGCACCCAACATGGGCGCCAACCCCATCGCTCCCCGAACAGAAGGGAGAACGGGGAGTCGCTGTATGACGAGGTCTCATTGCTGTCAGTGTTTGATCGAGGAGATGCGATTCCTGAACGAGGGAGGTCACCTGTGAGAAACGACCGTGGGAGAGTGAGGAGGGAGGCGAGTCCTGACAGCATAGACAAGAGACGGAGCCGGCAGGAGGGCTACACAGAGGTCAGCGTACACGTTCCTTcacagcagagagggagaacCCCGCTCGCCGATGTGTTTGAGTCGCAGAGACAGAGGAGTCCGTCAAGGGGCAAAGGGAGCAGTCAGCTGGTTAATGGACATTCACACAATGGTCACAGTCTGACGCCTGAGGAGTATGACATCCACTCTTTGACTATCTCCAAGGCCAAGCCATCTCTGG GTATTAGTATCTCTGGAGGAATGGAGTCTAGAGTCCAGCCCATGATAAAGATTCAAAAAATCTTCCCAGGAGGAGCAGCGTCTACAAATGAGGCTCTGAAG GCAGGGTATGAACTTCTGTCTGTGGACGGCGAGAGTCTGCAGGGAGTGACTCATCAGCACGCAGTGGATGTTATTCGCCGAGCGTTCGGCAACAAGGCCAAAGACCCGATGGTTTTTGTGGTCAAGGTTCCCAAGGTCCCTACCGCCCACACCGGCCCTGTGAGACCTGCAGACTGA